In one Lujinxingia vulgaris genomic region, the following are encoded:
- a CDS encoding tetratricopeptide repeat protein: MSQSDQANRPTQEEAIAAIDELIAEGQLQEAEQAIEEALETHGSDDTLLVLRAELALEGGDTQECVFAVQDALKRVESDEARAQLLAFEGYAHYEADAFDEARAAFNAAVRADGELWTAVVGRAMVHESLGFFRAALLDIARAIELDGEEAQPYAIRGNIMLTSGNAAQAEPDFRKAVELDPSDEESRLTLARILSLAKKSSEAIEVLEPLVDEGEDPDVIAPAALLRSQLSLTLGSTAAASEDAQRAIELWPDKPWGFLQLAACHLTAARGEDAIVALKTAEDLAGDIRDVPDIYALRASAYDMLEKPEKARALREEAEGSPRLPGVVYGEVLNPVRNIPINPNKPIDVRGLLSELFGHPSKAPAGYEKAIRDVVDRLPEIVAQNPGVGRIQIELPQVEGMSGPPRSLIVQVNQPQQGQAPKSEA, from the coding sequence ATGTCGCAGAGCGACCAGGCCAACAGGCCGACGCAGGAAGAGGCAATCGCCGCCATTGATGAGTTGATCGCCGAGGGGCAGCTCCAGGAGGCCGAGCAGGCCATTGAAGAGGCGCTGGAGACCCACGGCAGCGACGACACGTTGCTGGTGTTGCGCGCGGAGCTGGCGCTGGAGGGCGGTGACACCCAGGAGTGTGTGTTTGCCGTTCAGGACGCGCTCAAGCGCGTGGAGAGCGATGAGGCGCGCGCGCAGCTGTTGGCCTTTGAGGGCTATGCCCATTACGAGGCCGACGCCTTTGATGAGGCCCGCGCGGCGTTTAACGCGGCGGTGCGCGCCGATGGCGAGCTGTGGACGGCGGTGGTGGGCCGGGCGATGGTGCACGAGTCGCTGGGCTTTTTCCGCGCGGCGCTGCTGGACATCGCGCGCGCCATCGAGCTCGATGGTGAAGAGGCGCAGCCCTACGCGATCCGCGGCAACATCATGCTCACCAGCGGCAACGCCGCCCAGGCTGAGCCGGACTTCCGCAAAGCCGTGGAGCTTGATCCGAGTGATGAGGAGTCGCGCCTGACGCTGGCGCGCATTCTCTCGCTGGCCAAAAAATCCTCGGAGGCCATTGAGGTGCTCGAGCCCCTGGTCGATGAGGGTGAAGATCCCGATGTGATTGCGCCGGCCGCGCTTCTGCGCAGCCAGCTCTCGCTGACGCTCGGCAGCACGGCGGCGGCCAGCGAAGATGCGCAGCGCGCCATCGAGCTCTGGCCCGACAAGCCCTGGGGCTTCCTGCAGCTTGCGGCCTGCCACCTGACCGCCGCCCGGGGCGAAGACGCCATCGTCGCCCTGAAGACCGCCGAGGACCTCGCCGGCGACATCCGCGACGTGCCGGATATCTATGCGCTGCGGGCCTCGGCCTACGATATGCTCGAGAAGCCGGAGAAGGCCCGCGCGCTGCGCGAGGAGGCCGAGGGCAGCCCGCGTCTTCCGGGCGTGGTCTATGGCGAGGTGCTCAACCCGGTGCGCAACATCCCGATCAACCCCAACAAGCCCATCGATGTGCGGGGGCTGCTCTCCGAGCTTTTCGGTCACCCGAGCAAAGCGCCGGCCGGCTACGAGAAGGCGATCCGTGATGTGGTCGACCGCCTCCCCGAGATCGTGGCGCAGAACCCCGGGGTGGGGCGCATTCAGATTGAACTTCCGCAGGTTGAGGGCATGAGCGGTCCGCCCCGCAGTCTGATTGTGCAGGTCAACCAGCCCCAGCAGGGGCAGGCGCCGAAGTCGGAGGCCTGA
- the pssA gene encoding CDP-diacylglycerol--serine O-phosphatidyltransferase has protein sequence MDLSRAKYILPNMFTLSSIVAGMYSIQLSTTATGVQEMTLAAWLVMVSMVCDTCDGRVARLTRTESEFGVQLDSLADAISFGVAPAFLLYNWGLSELGLIGLLLASAYTAGTVLRLARFNVMANQSEGPARYFLGLPSPLAAGMVASLVLAHVSFSGQIATGASESVAAVALLLGGLMVSNVRYRTFKDVKFRGPAALVLVLLLAAVTALAVVYEAGVALVAVTAVYIVVGLCGGLLDLGRNVLGGAGDEDDDVMLQELRDNER, from the coding sequence ATGGATTTGAGCCGGGCGAAGTATATTCTTCCAAATATGTTCACCCTCTCGAGCATCGTCGCCGGGATGTATAGCATTCAGCTCTCGACGACGGCCACCGGGGTCCAGGAGATGACGCTGGCCGCGTGGCTGGTGATGGTCTCGATGGTCTGCGACACCTGCGATGGGCGCGTGGCGCGGCTGACGCGCACCGAGAGCGAGTTCGGGGTGCAGCTCGACAGCCTGGCCGATGCCATCAGCTTCGGGGTGGCGCCGGCGTTTCTGCTCTACAACTGGGGCTTGAGCGAGCTGGGGCTTATCGGGCTCTTGCTGGCGAGCGCGTATACGGCGGGCACGGTGCTGCGCCTGGCGCGTTTTAACGTGATGGCCAATCAGAGCGAAGGTCCGGCGCGCTATTTTCTGGGGCTTCCCTCGCCACTGGCGGCCGGGATGGTGGCGTCGCTGGTGCTGGCGCACGTCTCGTTCAGCGGACAGATCGCCACCGGGGCCTCCGAGAGCGTGGCGGCGGTGGCGCTTTTGCTGGGCGGGTTGATGGTGAGCAACGTGCGCTACCGCACCTTTAAAGATGTGAAGTTCCGGGGGCCGGCGGCGTTGGTGCTCGTGCTCTTGCTGGCGGCGGTCACCGCGCTGGCGGTGGTCTATGAGGCTGGCGTGGCGCTGGTGGCGGTGACGGCGGTCTACATCGTGGTGGGGCTCTGCGGCGGTCTTCTGGACCTGGGGCGCAATGTGCTCGGCGGTGCCGGTGATGAAGACGACGATGTGATGTTGCAGGAGCTTCGCGACAACGAGCGTTAA
- a CDS encoding acyl-CoA carboxylase subunit beta: MERRETLEEGGAPKYHERAAQVGKLFVRERIKRLLDAGLEVEDGAFANVLAGDLPADGVVTGIGKIGGRRVALIANDSTVKAGSWGWRTVEKIIRMQETAENLRIPLIYLIDSAGARITDQLEMFPGRRGAGKIFYNQVRLSGFIPQVCLLFGPSAAGGAYIPAFCDVVVMVDGNASMYLGSPRMAEMVIGEKVTLEEMGGAKMHCSVSGCGDVLAKDEDEAIAFCKDYLAYFPSNCHEPAPLKEAVEPQAQKKTLDELIPVNQNKPFDMRKVIKHLVDDSEFLEIKKKFAQELLTGFARIGGRPVGIIASQPKWKGGVLFVDSADKGARFISLCDAFNIPLVFLADVPGFMIGTKVEREGIIRHGAKLISAMSAATVPKISVVVRKAYGAGLYAMCGPGFEPDACLALPESMIAVMGPEAAVNAVYARKIEAMPEDERPAYVAQLRQEYKEDIDIYRLASELVVDEIITKHQLRDELKRRLAVYQTKKKDWPDKKHGVIPV; the protein is encoded by the coding sequence ATGGAGCGCCGCGAGACCCTCGAGGAGGGCGGCGCGCCCAAATACCACGAGCGGGCCGCGCAGGTCGGAAAGCTCTTTGTGCGCGAGCGCATCAAACGTCTGCTCGACGCGGGACTTGAGGTTGAGGACGGCGCCTTTGCCAACGTGCTCGCCGGCGATCTTCCGGCCGACGGCGTGGTCACAGGCATCGGGAAGATCGGCGGGCGGCGCGTGGCGCTGATCGCCAACGACTCCACGGTCAAGGCCGGCTCCTGGGGCTGGCGCACCGTCGAGAAGATCATTCGTATGCAGGAGACCGCCGAGAACCTGCGCATCCCCTTGATTTATCTTATCGACTCGGCCGGCGCGCGCATCACCGACCAGCTGGAGATGTTCCCCGGGCGCCGCGGCGCCGGAAAGATCTTCTATAACCAGGTGCGTCTCTCGGGCTTTATCCCGCAGGTCTGCCTGCTCTTCGGACCCTCGGCCGCCGGCGGCGCCTACATCCCGGCCTTCTGCGATGTGGTCGTGATGGTCGATGGCAACGCCTCGATGTACCTGGGCTCGCCGCGTATGGCCGAGATGGTCATTGGCGAGAAGGTGACCCTGGAGGAGATGGGCGGCGCGAAGATGCACTGCTCGGTCTCGGGCTGCGGCGATGTGCTGGCCAAAGACGAAGATGAGGCCATCGCGTTCTGCAAAGACTACCTGGCGTACTTTCCCTCGAACTGCCACGAGCCCGCGCCGCTCAAAGAGGCGGTGGAGCCGCAGGCTCAGAAGAAGACGCTCGATGAGCTGATCCCGGTCAACCAGAACAAGCCCTTCGATATGCGCAAGGTCATCAAGCACCTTGTCGACGATTCGGAGTTTCTGGAGATCAAAAAGAAGTTCGCCCAGGAGCTGCTCACCGGCTTTGCGCGCATCGGCGGGCGCCCGGTGGGGATCATCGCCAGCCAGCCCAAGTGGAAGGGCGGCGTGCTCTTTGTGGACTCGGCCGATAAAGGCGCGCGCTTTATCTCGCTCTGCGACGCGTTCAACATCCCGCTGGTGTTTCTGGCGGATGTGCCCGGCTTTATGATCGGCACGAAGGTGGAGCGCGAGGGCATCATTCGCCACGGCGCGAAGTTGATCTCGGCGATGAGCGCGGCCACGGTGCCCAAGATCTCGGTGGTGGTGCGCAAGGCGTACGGTGCCGGGCTCTACGCGATGTGCGGGCCGGGCTTTGAGCCGGACGCCTGCCTGGCGCTGCCCGAGTCGATGATCGCGGTGATGGGGCCGGAGGCGGCCGTCAACGCCGTCTACGCCCGCAAGATCGAGGCGATGCCCGAAGACGAGCGCCCGGCCTACGTCGCGCAACTTCGTCAGGAGTACAAAGAAGATATCGACATCTACCGCCTGGCCAGTGAGCTTGTGGTCGACGAGATCATCACCAAGCATCAGCTGCGCGATGAGCTCAAGCGCCGCCTGGCGGTCTACCAGACCAAGAAGAAGGACTGGCCCGATAAGAAGCACGGTGTGATTCCGGTGTGA
- a CDS encoding CehA/McbA family metallohydrolase, with the protein MMTIDGMWRVCAAAMVVGMCAVGCSDDPEPDGDTGVQEDAGGDADAGDAGDAGDPGSWACTGEPCVIDDPYLPVPQQEGVDPQGGPAPEDVPGAGQARIWRVGEEGTGFSGIWSHCRQGDYILGNAEVRVCIQGTSTNRYETFTGGKLVDAQRVGQTGEDVLDMVMTMVEFGTASADEVEVVRDGSDGGVAVLRVIGKDVELAHLAGVLGQRFGSRVGLEVITEYRLAPDTAYVEIVTFARSTGARAVSQQLGSWLAYGDRARPWTPGQGFGVGRGAMPWIAGVGEGRSFALVFEESASPLGVASSQDIAWAEMRMFRGEVPREEPAVLRHFFVVGDGTLDSVRAQAAQLRGEEPDWQEVSLSVVDGSGAPVAGVEIYITSGEEAVTVATTDATGQATALLNADASYNAELRDFAGPLTLTHTFEVDGDEVLFEVSEVGAIELEVRDATTDGLLPARARFVGEGADFTLYVEDGTLSSAVPVGTYQLVLTRGSEYDATVLDVEIVAGETAEYSATLVHGVDTDGWISGDFHQHMEPSIDSEVHVRDRVLENVTQGLELVVPTDHEVVTDLSGVIDEMGLGDYVSTFPGLEISPIYSHFNLYPFPYNPDRRGRGSIELAYQDETDGEVYFRRMPEIVEIARQLENPPLVQMNHPRNGSGMFNHVRYDPELGPDAVTHDDFVADVDAVEVINRFDDVCQVLADWSGLLNSGRRVTGLGNSDSHSANGEAGVPRNFLRIDAAPGDIEADEVKATILAQRVTVGSHAFMEFSDGKMPGDEIEAQSGETVSFGVRVQTPDWSQVERMFVIVNGSVVQTIERSAEAGARVDFDETIDLSFEEDSWVVFWIDGPSPTGVVNYGERTLGFTNPVYVKVSGEDTWQAPGPRAMDLAAINTGYCED; encoded by the coding sequence ATGATGACGATCGATGGGATGTGGCGCGTCTGCGCGGCGGCGATGGTGGTGGGGATGTGTGCGGTGGGGTGCAGCGACGACCCGGAGCCCGATGGTGATACCGGCGTGCAAGAAGATGCCGGCGGTGATGCGGATGCCGGCGACGCCGGTGATGCTGGCGATCCGGGCAGCTGGGCGTGCACCGGTGAGCCCTGCGTGATCGACGATCCTTACCTGCCGGTGCCGCAGCAGGAAGGTGTGGATCCGCAGGGAGGCCCGGCGCCCGAAGACGTACCCGGAGCGGGGCAGGCCCGGATCTGGCGTGTGGGTGAGGAGGGCACGGGCTTCTCGGGCATCTGGAGCCACTGCCGCCAGGGCGATTATATTCTTGGTAACGCCGAGGTCCGCGTCTGCATCCAGGGGACCAGCACCAACCGCTATGAGACCTTTACCGGCGGTAAGCTCGTCGACGCGCAGCGTGTGGGTCAGACGGGCGAAGATGTGCTCGATATGGTCATGACCATGGTCGAGTTTGGCACCGCCAGCGCCGATGAGGTCGAGGTGGTGCGCGATGGCAGCGACGGCGGTGTGGCGGTGCTGCGCGTGATCGGCAAGGATGTGGAGCTTGCGCACCTGGCCGGCGTGCTCGGTCAGCGTTTTGGCTCGCGAGTGGGGCTGGAGGTGATCACCGAGTATCGCCTCGCGCCCGACACCGCCTATGTGGAGATTGTGACCTTTGCGCGCTCCACCGGCGCGCGTGCGGTCTCGCAGCAGCTCGGGAGTTGGTTGGCCTACGGCGACCGCGCCCGACCCTGGACGCCCGGCCAGGGCTTTGGTGTGGGACGGGGCGCGATGCCCTGGATCGCCGGTGTGGGCGAAGGTCGCAGCTTCGCGCTGGTCTTTGAAGAGAGCGCCTCGCCACTGGGCGTGGCGTCGAGCCAGGACATCGCCTGGGCGGAGATGCGCATGTTCCGCGGGGAAGTTCCGCGCGAGGAGCCCGCGGTACTTCGCCACTTCTTTGTGGTGGGCGATGGCACTCTCGATTCGGTGCGCGCCCAGGCCGCGCAGCTGCGCGGCGAAGAGCCCGACTGGCAGGAGGTTTCCTTAAGCGTGGTCGACGGCTCCGGCGCTCCGGTTGCAGGTGTCGAGATCTACATCACCTCCGGCGAAGAGGCCGTTACCGTGGCTACAACCGACGCCACCGGCCAGGCCACCGCCCTGCTCAATGCCGACGCAAGTTATAACGCCGAGCTGCGCGACTTCGCCGGGCCGCTCACCCTCACGCACACCTTTGAGGTCGATGGCGACGAAGTTCTCTTTGAGGTCAGTGAGGTCGGCGCCATTGAGCTGGAAGTTCGCGACGCGACCACCGATGGGCTGCTCCCCGCCCGGGCGCGATTTGTGGGCGAGGGGGCCGACTTCACGCTCTACGTCGAAGACGGCACGCTGAGCTCGGCGGTGCCGGTCGGCACCTACCAGCTCGTGCTCACGCGCGGCTCGGAGTACGACGCCACCGTGCTCGATGTGGAGATTGTTGCCGGAGAGACGGCTGAGTACAGCGCCACGCTCGTGCACGGCGTCGACACCGATGGCTGGATCAGCGGCGACTTCCACCAGCATATGGAGCCGAGCATTGACAGCGAGGTTCATGTTCGCGATCGCGTGCTCGAGAACGTCACCCAGGGCCTGGAGCTGGTGGTGCCCACCGACCACGAGGTCGTCACGGACTTGAGCGGCGTCATCGATGAGATGGGCCTCGGCGACTACGTCTCGACCTTCCCCGGGCTGGAGATCTCGCCGATCTACTCCCACTTCAACCTCTATCCCTTCCCCTACAACCCGGATCGTCGCGGCCGCGGCTCCATTGAGCTTGCGTATCAGGACGAGACCGACGGGGAGGTCTACTTCCGCAGGATGCCGGAGATTGTGGAGATCGCCCGTCAGCTTGAAAATCCGCCCCTTGTGCAGATGAACCACCCGCGCAACGGCTCCGGGATGTTCAACCACGTGCGCTACGATCCGGAGCTTGGCCCCGATGCGGTGACCCACGACGATTTCGTGGCCGATGTGGACGCGGTGGAGGTTATCAACCGCTTTGACGACGTCTGCCAGGTGCTCGCCGACTGGAGCGGGCTGCTCAACAGCGGGCGGCGGGTGACCGGGCTTGGCAACTCCGACAGCCACAGCGCCAACGGTGAGGCCGGTGTGCCGCGCAACTTCCTGCGAATCGACGCCGCACCGGGAGATATTGAGGCCGATGAAGTGAAGGCGACGATCCTCGCGCAGCGCGTGACGGTGGGCTCGCATGCCTTCATGGAGTTCAGCGACGGGAAGATGCCCGGCGATGAGATTGAGGCGCAGAGCGGTGAGACGGTCAGCTTTGGCGTGCGCGTGCAGACCCCGGACTGGTCGCAGGTGGAGCGCATGTTTGTGATCGTCAACGGTTCGGTGGTGCAGACCATCGAGCGCAGCGCCGAGGCCGGGGCGCGTGTCGACTTCGACGAGACCATCGATCTGAGCTTTGAGGAAGACTCCTGGGTGGTCTTCTGGATCGACGGGCCCTCGCCCACCGGCGTTGTGAACTACGGGGAGCGCACGCTGGGCTTCACCAACCCGGTCTACGTCAAGGTCAGCGGTGAGGACACCTGGCAGGCGCCGGGGCCGCGCGCAATGGACCTGGCGGCGATCAACACCGGCTACTGCGAGGACTGA
- a CDS encoding enoyl-CoA hydratase-related protein, translating into MGSTNLAYDVLKREQDAQGICTLTVDRPESMNALNGELVDALWETFYELRHDDSVRVVILTATGRAFCAGADLAERRTMSEAQVRKRIDDYHQCFNAVAELPKPTICAINGYAFGGGLELALACDLRLVDEATKIGLTELRLGIIPGAGGTQRLTRLVGAARAKELIFTARRLTGTEARDYGLVNDAVPGDRLLERAREIAGEMLLSAPIALKQAKLAIDTGAQVDLHSGLALESAAYAVTLPTEDRLEGLAAFKEKRAPNFKGK; encoded by the coding sequence ATGGGTTCGACCAACCTAGCCTACGATGTGCTCAAGCGCGAGCAAGACGCGCAGGGGATCTGCACCCTGACAGTCGATCGGCCGGAGTCGATGAACGCGCTCAATGGCGAGCTTGTCGACGCGTTGTGGGAGACCTTTTATGAGCTGCGCCATGACGACTCGGTGCGGGTTGTGATTCTGACTGCCACCGGGCGTGCGTTTTGCGCAGGGGCGGATCTGGCTGAGCGCCGCACGATGAGTGAGGCGCAGGTGCGAAAGCGCATCGATGACTACCACCAGTGTTTCAACGCGGTCGCGGAGCTTCCCAAACCGACCATCTGCGCCATCAACGGTTACGCGTTTGGGGGCGGTCTGGAGCTCGCGCTGGCCTGCGATCTTCGCCTGGTCGATGAGGCGACGAAGATCGGGTTGACGGAACTTCGTCTGGGCATCATCCCCGGCGCCGGCGGCACCCAGCGGCTGACGCGCCTTGTGGGTGCGGCGCGCGCCAAGGAGTTGATCTTCACCGCGCGCCGTCTGACCGGCACCGAGGCCAGAGACTACGGCCTGGTCAACGACGCGGTGCCCGGCGACCGGCTCCTGGAGCGCGCCCGTGAGATCGCCGGCGAGATGTTGCTCTCGGCGCCGATCGCGCTCAAACAGGCCAAGCTGGCCATTGATACCGGCGCGCAGGTCGATCTGCACTCCGGCCTGGCGCTGGAGAGCGCGGCCTACGCGGTGACCTTGCCAACCGAAGATCGGTTGGAAGGTTTGGCCGCGTTTAAGGAGAAGCGCGCCCCGAATTTTAAAGGGAAGTGA
- the ribA gene encoding GTP cyclohydrolase II — MSIKLKSAANFVQPPNPSANDTLNVHVEHFATAELPTRYGKFRIVAFKNDVDGKDHVAVVQGDVAGKRGVLTRIHSECLTGDVFGSLKCDCGPQLNAALEEIAEQDAGIILYMRQEGRGIGLANKIKAYSLQDQGMDTVEANEHLGFDDDLRDYSISAKMLEILGVESIVLMTNNPSKVDGLEEAGIVIDERRPIKTIPNPHNYGYLETKRIKSGHLL; from the coding sequence ATGTCTATCAAGTTAAAAAGCGCCGCCAACTTTGTTCAGCCCCCCAACCCTTCGGCCAACGACACCTTGAACGTGCACGTCGAACATTTCGCCACCGCCGAGCTGCCCACCCGCTACGGGAAGTTCCGCATTGTGGCCTTCAAGAACGACGTCGACGGCAAGGATCACGTCGCGGTGGTTCAGGGCGATGTGGCCGGCAAGCGCGGCGTGCTCACCCGCATCCACAGCGAGTGCCTAACCGGGGACGTCTTCGGTAGCCTCAAATGCGACTGCGGCCCCCAGCTCAACGCCGCCCTCGAGGAGATCGCCGAGCAGGATGCGGGCATCATCCTCTACATGCGCCAGGAGGGCCGCGGCATCGGGCTGGCCAACAAGATCAAGGCCTACAGCCTCCAGGACCAGGGCATGGATACGGTCGAAGCCAACGAACACCTGGGCTTTGACGACGACCTGCGCGACTACAGCATCTCGGCGAAAATGCTCGAGATCCTGGGCGTCGAGAGCATCGTCCTGATGACCAACAACCCCTCCAAGGTCGACGGTCTGGAAGAGGCCGGCATCGTCATCGATGAGCGCCGCCCCATCAAAACCATCCCCAACCCGCACAACTACGGCTACCTGGAGACCAAGCGCATCAAGAGTGGTCACCTGCTCTAA
- a CDS encoding lysophospholipid acyltransferase family protein: MLQKVKEQVDGALIETIRKDVWERIRTMDAGQNAYGYDPFGFEPEFLKYVAPPAIALYRHYFRVETFGIENIPESGPVLLVANHTGQIPLDGMMIATAALIDRTPPRMVRSMVERWVPSLPFISKIFARAGQVVGTRENARILLRRGGCILVFPEGQRGINKTYDKAYQLQEFGLGFMRLALATGTPIVPVSVVGAEEQMPAIYDVKSLAKLLGMPAFPITPTWPLLGPLGALPLPVKYRIYFGEPMRFEGDPDEEDRVVGGHVERVREAISQMIERGLEERRGVFF; the protein is encoded by the coding sequence ATGTTGCAGAAGGTCAAAGAACAGGTCGACGGTGCGCTCATCGAGACCATCCGCAAGGATGTCTGGGAGCGTATCCGCACGATGGACGCCGGGCAGAACGCCTACGGCTACGATCCTTTCGGGTTTGAGCCAGAGTTCCTCAAGTATGTGGCGCCGCCGGCCATCGCGCTCTACCGGCACTACTTTCGGGTGGAGACGTTTGGGATTGAGAACATCCCGGAGTCGGGCCCGGTGCTGCTGGTGGCCAACCACACCGGGCAGATTCCGCTCGACGGGATGATGATCGCCACCGCCGCGCTCATCGATCGCACGCCACCCCGGATGGTGCGCAGCATGGTGGAGCGCTGGGTGCCCTCTTTGCCCTTTATCTCCAAGATCTTCGCGCGCGCCGGGCAGGTGGTGGGTACGCGTGAGAACGCGCGTATTTTGCTGCGGCGCGGTGGCTGCATCCTGGTGTTTCCGGAGGGGCAGCGAGGCATCAACAAGACCTACGATAAGGCCTACCAGCTCCAGGAGTTCGGGCTGGGCTTTATGCGTCTGGCGCTGGCCACGGGCACGCCGATCGTGCCGGTGAGTGTGGTGGGGGCTGAGGAGCAGATGCCGGCGATTTACGATGTGAAGTCGCTGGCGAAGTTGTTGGGGATGCCGGCTTTTCCCATTACTCCGACCTGGCCCTTGCTCGGACCGCTGGGGGCGTTGCCGCTGCCGGTGAAGTACCGCATCTACTTTGGGGAGCCGATGCGTTTTGAGGGCGACCCGGACGAAGAAGATCGCGTGGTAGGCGGGCATGTCGAGCGTGTGCGTGAGGCCATCTCCCAGATGATCGAGCGAGGGCTTGAGGAGCGACGGGGGGTGTTCTTTTGA
- a CDS encoding GNAT family N-acetyltransferase has translation MREITAEELEQRADEFDAAIAATPQIDHFCSSSFWILPAWRAFLPAHKLWARECDNGFVALGVGSDHSLGTYLHPLEASWALACPFAGADVEGLIANFIEHARGQMPAWNILFLSGIVPDSLHFDHLILGFRRHYSLGLGPSSVRRVASLEEGIEGFMRRRTSKFRANLRRIQRRAEERGLTLEYHQSIEPGAQAFALLDRALELEHLSWKGEADTGIIDGPMKVFYRDMLPRLAHRDALRFLFVTLDGVDIAYCFGGVFNNTFRGLQMSYHDDFRDVSPGSLAQMAMIERLCEEGVAHYDLGTDMEYKERWAEEKRETVAVVVRR, from the coding sequence ATGCGTGAGATCACCGCCGAAGAGCTGGAGCAGCGCGCCGATGAGTTCGACGCTGCTATCGCCGCGACACCGCAGATTGACCACTTCTGCTCGTCGTCGTTCTGGATTCTACCGGCCTGGCGTGCCTTTTTGCCGGCCCACAAACTCTGGGCGCGCGAGTGCGACAACGGCTTTGTCGCCCTGGGCGTAGGCAGCGACCATAGCCTGGGCACTTACCTCCACCCGCTGGAAGCCAGCTGGGCGCTGGCCTGCCCCTTTGCCGGCGCCGATGTCGAAGGGCTTATCGCCAACTTCATCGAACATGCCCGCGGACAGATGCCCGCCTGGAACATCCTCTTTCTCTCCGGGATTGTTCCCGACTCCCTGCACTTCGATCATCTCATTCTGGGCTTTCGCCGCCACTACTCGCTGGGGCTCGGCCCCTCCTCGGTGCGACGCGTCGCCAGCCTGGAAGAGGGCATTGAGGGCTTTATGCGCCGGCGCACCTCGAAGTTTCGCGCCAACCTGCGCCGCATCCAACGTCGCGCCGAGGAGCGCGGCCTCACCCTGGAGTACCACCAGAGCATCGAGCCCGGCGCCCAGGCATTCGCCCTGCTCGACCGCGCCCTGGAGCTCGAGCACCTCAGCTGGAAGGGAGAGGCCGACACCGGCATCATCGACGGCCCGATGAAGGTCTTCTACCGCGATATGCTCCCTCGCCTGGCTCACCGCGACGCGCTGCGTTTTCTCTTTGTGACCCTCGACGGGGTCGACATCGCGTATTGCTTCGGCGGGGTCTTCAACAACACCTTCCGCGGCCTGCAGATGAGCTACCACGACGACTTCCGCGACGTCTCACCGGGAAGCCTGGCGCAGATGGCCATGATCGAGCGCCTCTGCGAAGAGGGCGTGGCCCACTACGACCTGGGCACCGACATGGAGTACAAAGAGCGCTGGGCCGAAGAAAAACGCGAGACCGTCGCGGTGGTGGTGCGCCGCTGA
- a CDS encoding Fic family protein, with translation MNLTYLEVDHQRSIYNAMPDDLRAPFMERLKLCWLYHDHALEGVVLSSEEISRALERMPCRTHCESVMQHGLRALYDAIDFVHESAERGDELSVDWLRELHQLLCLPGDEAGGRYRKRDTSPGVYHLTVAPASSISYHFHKFMDVYEEELRALHPIRQAALAHWEFMRVFPFDERTGVVGRLMLNFLLIKHRFPPAIVHGCDRHTYFAALNGHRNDMVPVTIEAIRATLQAASNFQRQAQPAHQMAL, from the coding sequence ATGAACCTGACCTACCTGGAAGTCGACCATCAACGGTCGATCTACAACGCCATGCCCGACGACTTGCGCGCTCCTTTTATGGAGCGGCTTAAGCTGTGCTGGCTTTATCACGATCACGCCCTCGAAGGCGTCGTGCTCTCGTCCGAGGAGATCTCCCGGGCGCTGGAGCGGATGCCCTGTCGCACCCACTGCGAGAGCGTCATGCAGCACGGCCTGCGCGCGCTCTACGACGCGATTGATTTCGTGCATGAGAGCGCCGAGCGCGGCGATGAGCTCAGCGTCGACTGGCTGCGTGAGCTCCATCAGTTGCTCTGCCTGCCCGGCGACGAGGCCGGCGGGCGCTACCGCAAACGCGACACCTCTCCGGGCGTCTATCACCTGACCGTGGCCCCGGCGAGTAGCATCTCGTACCACTTCCATAAGTTTATGGACGTGTATGAGGAGGAGCTGCGCGCGCTGCATCCCATCCGCCAGGCGGCCCTGGCCCACTGGGAGTTTATGCGGGTCTTCCCCTTCGATGAGCGCACCGGGGTGGTCGGGCGTCTGATGCTCAACTTCCTGCTGATCAAGCACCGCTTCCCGCCGGCGATCGTGCACGGCTGCGATCGCCACACCTACTTCGCCGCACTCAACGGCCACCGCAACGACATGGTGCCGGTGACTATTGAGGCGATCCGGGCCACGCTGCAAGCCGCCTCAAACTTCCAGCGTCAGGCCCAGCCCGCCCATCAGATGGCCCTTTAA